One Candidatus Eisenbacteria bacterium genomic window, CTGCGGGGAACGCGATGAAGCTCCGGGATCTCCTCGGGCTCGCGACGGAAGCGCTCCGGGCGCACCGGCTTCGCTACGGGCTCTCCGCGCTCGCGATCGCGGTCGGCGTGGCCGCCGTCGTGCTCCTCTCCTCGATCGGCGAGGGGGTGCGGCTCTTCGTCCTCGATCAGATCAGCATGTTCGGGACGACCATCGTCGGCGTCCACGCGGGGAAGGTCTCCACCGGCGGCGTTCCCGGCGGCGTCGGCGGGAGCGCGCGCAAGCTCACGATCCAGGACGCGCAGGCGCTGAGCCGCCTTCCCGGGGTCGTCGCGGCGACCGCCACGGTCTACGGCTCGGCGCGCGTGGAGCACGGAAACCGCGGCCGCGACGTCGCGATCTTCGGGGCGACGGGCGAGATGCCCCGCGTCCTCGCCATGACCGTCACGAGCGGGAGCTTCCTCCCGACCCTCGACTGGGACCGCGCGTCGCCCGTCGTGGTGCTCGGCCCGAAGCTGAAGCGCGAGCTCTTCGGGGAGGCGAACGCGCTGGGGCAGGTGGTGCGGATCGGCACGTCCCGCTTTCGCGTGATCGGGATCATGGAGTCGAAGGGCCAGTACCTGGGCTTCGACATGGACGACACCGCGTACATCCCGGTCGCGAGCGCGATGCGCCTCCTGAACCGGAGCGAGGTGGGCGAGGTCGACCTGCTCGCGACGAGCACGGACGACGTGGACGCGGTCGTGGAGCGCGCGCGGCTCCTCATGATCGACCGCCACCGCGGCGAGGAGGACGTCACGATCGTGACCCAGAAGGACGCGCTCCGGATGGTCGACCAGATCATGCGCGTGATCACCCTCACGGTCACCGCGATCGCGGGGATCAGCCTTCTCGTGGGGGCGATCGGGATCCTGACGATCCTCATGATCGTCGTGCGGGAGCGCGTGCGGGAGATCGGACTCGTGAAGGCGCTCGGGGCGACGCGGCGTCAGATCGTCGCGTGGTATCTCTGCGAGGCGGCCGTGACCGCGGGAATCGGAAGCGTGGCGGGGCTCGCCGTGGGGATCGGCGGCGCGGCGGCGCTCTCGCGCGTGGTCCCGGGGCTCACCACGACCACGCCGGCCTGGATCGCGGCGTCGGCCGTGGCGATGTCGGTCACGGTGGGGCTCCTCGCGGGGGTCGCGCCCGCGATCCGGGCGGCGGGACTCGATCCGGTGGAGGCGCTCCGGTCCGAGTAGCGGATCCGTCGTGCCGTCGACCGCGCGGCCGCCGGCGCGCCTGTTACCGCGTCCCCCGGCCTCCCGCTCCCATGCCCCGCGCGACGAGGATTCCCTCGATTCTCGCCGCCTCCTCCTGGATCGCTCGCGCCTGCTCGGGATCGGGCGCGAGGCGTGCCGCCTCTCGGAGCGCCTCGAGCCCCTCCTCCGGGCGCCCGAGCACGTTGATGAGCAGGAGCGACATCTCGCGCATCGCCCCATAGCGGTCGGGATGACTCTGGGGGACTCGCGAGTACATCCCCACCGCGTCCTCGGAACGTCCCATCTCCGAGAACAGGGTCCCCAGGTGCATCAGGAACCGCGGATCCTGGGTGAGGGAGTACCCGGCCTCGAACTCGCGACGCGCTTCCTCGTGGCGGCCCAGCTCCTTGAGCGCGAAGCCCAGGTACATGCGAATTCTCGGGTCCCTCGGCGCCCGCGCCACGCCGTCGTGCGCGGCGGCGAGAGCCCCCTCGAAGTCCCGGCTCTGGAGACGCGAGTACGCGAGCACGGTGAGGAGCCGGACCGTCATGGTCGCCGCGCGGACCTGGAGGCCTCGCAGCGCCCACTCCTCGGCGCGGTCGTGATGGCCCAGGCGTCCGAACATGTTGGCGAAGTCCACGGTGTAGAGCGCGAGCCGGCTCACGCCCGTCGGCTGGGGGAGCGCCCGGGCCCAGATGCTGTCCCGCTCGGCCCGCGTGCTGATCTCCTTCGGAAGCCGCCGCACCTCGACCCTCGGGCCGGACGTGGACTCCGGGCTGGCGCTCCAGACCACCGGCGCGTTCTCGCGAAGCCAGCGGTAGTAGCCGGACTCGACGGGATAGTTCGCCGCCGCCGCGTCGAAGCGGCGCGAGATCTCTCCCG contains:
- a CDS encoding ABC transporter permease, giving the protein MKLRDLLGLATEALRAHRLRYGLSALAIAVGVAAVVLLSSIGEGVRLFVLDQISMFGTTIVGVHAGKVSTGGVPGGVGGSARKLTIQDAQALSRLPGVVAATATVYGSARVEHGNRGRDVAIFGATGEMPRVLAMTVTSGSFLPTLDWDRASPVVVLGPKLKRELFGEANALGQVVRIGTSRFRVIGIMESKGQYLGFDMDDTAYIPVASAMRLLNRSEVGEVDLLATSTDDVDAVVERARLLMIDRHRGEEDVTIVTQKDALRMVDQIMRVITLTVTAIAGISLLVGAIGILTILMIVVRERVREIGLVKALGATRRQIVAWYLCEAAVTAGIGSVAGLAVGIGGAAALSRVVPGLTTTTPAWIAASAVAMSVTVGLLAGVAPAIRAAGLDPVEALRSE